A stretch of Chloroflexota bacterium DNA encodes these proteins:
- the mdh gene encoding malate dehydrogenase, whose translation MRRKISVIGAGNVGATCAQRLAERGYADVVLVDIVPGVPQGKALDMLQSGPLLPSDARLVGSNSYEETRGSDLVIITAGAPRRPGMSRDDLVLTNMEIVRGAVQETMKYSPRPIIIVVSNPLDAMAYLALKLSGLPRGRVVGMSGILDTARFRTFLAQELGMSVEDVQALVLGGHGDSMVPLPRLASVGGIPVTQLLLPEKLSRIVERTVKAGAEIVDLLKTSAYYAPAAAVLQMAEAVLLDKKRLLPCSTYLDGEYGIKDVSLGVPVKLGKEGIEQIVEIELTPQEQSALERSAAQVRELVDVMVKRGGLPR comes from the coding sequence TTGCGCAGGAAGATTAGCGTCATCGGGGCGGGGAATGTGGGGGCCACCTGTGCCCAGAGGCTCGCCGAGAGGGGCTATGCCGATGTGGTGCTGGTGGACATCGTCCCCGGGGTGCCCCAGGGCAAGGCACTGGATATGCTCCAGTCCGGCCCCCTCCTCCCCTCCGATGCCCGCCTGGTGGGCTCCAACAGCTATGAGGAGACCAGGGGCTCGGACCTGGTGATAATAACCGCCGGTGCCCCCCGCCGGCCGGGGATGAGCCGGGATGACCTGGTCCTGACAAATATGGAGATTGTCCGGGGGGCCGTCCAAGAAACAATGAAATACTCCCCCAGACCCATCATCATCGTGGTCAGCAACCCACTGGATGCCATGGCCTATCTGGCCCTGAAGCTCAGCGGCCTCCCCCGGGGGCGGGTGGTGGGGATGTCGGGCATCCTGGATACCGCCCGCTTCCGCACCTTCCTGGCCCAGGAGCTGGGGATGTCGGTAGAGGATGTCCAGGCCCTGGTCCTGGGGGGCCACGGGGACAGCATGGTCCCCCTCCCCCGCCTGGCCAGCGTTGGCGGCATCCCTGTAACCCAGCTCCTGCTCCCCGAGAAACTCAGCAGGATTGTGGAACGCACCGTAAAGGCGGGGGCGGAGATTGTGGACCTCCTCAAGACCAGCGCCTACTATGCCCCCGCTGCTGCGGTCCTCCAGATGGCCGAGGCCGTCCTGCTGGACAAGAAACGCCTCCTCCCCTGCTCCACCTATCTTGACGGGGAATACGGCATCAAAGATGTCTCCCTGGGCGTCCCGGTAAAGCTGGGCAAGGAGGGCATTGAGCAGATTGTGGAGATAGAGCTCACCCCCCAGGAACAATCTGCCCTGGAGCGCTCCGCAG
- a CDS encoding isocitrate/isopropylmalate dehydrogenase family protein yields the protein MSHRITFIPGDGVGPEVTAAARRVLEATGVKFDWDTAVAGDAAQDLYGTPLPDYLLESVRRNQVALKGPITTPVGYGFRSVNVALRKSLDLYACLRPCKLYPGVPSRYEQVDIVVVRENTEDLYIGIEFERGTPAQERLLALVAETAGQKLGEDTGVSLKVITERGTRRIIQFAFDYARKHGRRKVTAVHKANILKYSDGLFLSVAREVARGYTDIEFEDFIVDTLCMQLVRRPERFDVLVLPNLYGDFVSELCAGLIGGLGLAPGANIGDGFAVFEPTHGSAPKYAGMNRINPMAMMLSGVLMLRHLGEKKAADRLEGAIARVIQEGKKVTYDLKRGQGGNPASTTEVAEAVLEALTREV from the coding sequence ATGAGCCATCGCATTACCTTTATCCCCGGGGATGGAGTGGGGCCCGAGGTAACAGCCGCCGCCAGGAGGGTCCTGGAGGCCACCGGGGTCAAGTTTGACTGGGACACGGCGGTGGCCGGGGATGCCGCCCAGGACCTCTACGGCACACCCCTCCCCGACTACCTCCTGGAGTCCGTCCGGAGGAACCAGGTGGCCCTCAAGGGGCCTATCACCACCCCGGTGGGCTACGGCTTCCGTAGCGTAAATGTGGCCCTGAGGAAGTCCCTGGACCTCTATGCCTGCCTGCGCCCCTGCAAGCTCTATCCTGGCGTCCCCTCCCGCTATGAACAGGTGGACATTGTAGTGGTCCGGGAGAACACCGAGGACCTCTACATAGGCATAGAGTTTGAAAGGGGCACCCCCGCCCAGGAGAGGCTCCTCGCCCTGGTGGCGGAGACCGCTGGACAGAAGCTGGGAGAGGACACAGGCGTTTCCCTCAAGGTTATCACGGAGAGGGGCACCCGCCGCATCATCCAGTTCGCCTTCGACTACGCCAGGAAGCACGGCCGGCGCAAGGTAACGGCCGTGCACAAGGCCAATATCCTGAAATACTCCGATGGTCTCTTCCTCTCGGTGGCCCGGGAGGTTGCCCGGGGATACACGGACATAGAGTTTGAGGATTTCATCGTGGACACCCTCTGCATGCAACTGGTGCGCCGCCCGGAGAGGTTTGATGTGCTGGTCCTCCCCAACCTCTACGGCGACTTCGTCTCGGAGCTCTGTGCCGGCCTCATCGGGGGGCTGGGGCTGGCCCCGGGGGCCAACATCGGGGACGGCTTTGCTGTTTTTGAGCCAACCCACGGCTCCGCCCCCAAGTACGCCGGGATGAACCGCATCAACCCCATGGCCATGATGCTATCCGGGGTACTCATGCTCCGCCACCTGGGGGAAAAGAAGGCCGCGGACAGGCTGGAAGGGGCCATAGCCCGGGTCATCCAGGAGGGGAAGAAGGTGACCTACGACCTGAAGCGGGGACAGGGGGGCAACCCCGCATCCACCACCGAGGTGGCCGAAGCCGTGCTGGAGGCTCTCACCAGAGAGGTCTGA